A window from Saccharomyces eubayanus strain FM1318 chromosome XIV, whole genome shotgun sequence encodes these proteins:
- the KEX2 gene encoding kexin KEX2 — MKVRKSIILCLWWVLSAPLIVLSQHIPLKDHTTRQYFAIESNETLSRLGEIHPNWQYEHDVRGLLNHYVFSKEVLSLGKRSSLEELQENNDDHILSVHDLSPRNDLFKRLPIPAHPVDSSLLPIKEAEDKLSINDPLFERQWHLINPSFPGSDINVVDLWYNNITGAGVVAAIVDDGLDYENEDLKDNFCAEGSWDFNDNTNLPKPRLADDYHGTRCAGEIAAKKGNDFCGVGVGYNAKISGIRILSGEITTEDEAASLIYGLDTNDIYSCSWGPADDGRHLQGPSDLVKKALVKGVTEGRGSKGAIYVFASGNGGARGDNCNYDGYTNSIYSITIGAIDHKDLHPPYSESCSAVMAVTYSSGSGEYIHSSDINGKCSDSHGGTSAAAPLAAGVYTLLLEANPSLSWRDVQYLSILSAVGLEKNSDGDWQDSAMGKKYSHRYGFGKIDAYKLVEMAKTWVNVNPQTWYYLPTLYVSKSTNSTEETLESAINISQENLKEGNFKRTEHVTVTVDIDTDFRGTTTVDLISPAGIVSKLGVVRSRDDSSGGFKGWTFMSVAHWGESGAGEWKIKVKTTVNGHKINFHSWRLKLFGESIDPSKTETFVFGNDKEEVEPATTEGSISASSTGTGSTSSTGTGFTATTDTGSTATTGTGSMATTGTGSTATTSLGVESSAAATSITAITDPDSDPNTPKKLSSPNQAMHYFLTIFLIGAIFMVLYFMFFMKSRRRIRRSRAETYEFDIIDTDSEYDSTLDNGASGIIEPGEAEDFDFDLSDEDHLASLSSSENGDAEHTIDSVLTNENPFSDPIAQDPPKDSSEETDSNGLQGP, encoded by the coding sequence ATGAAAGTGAGGAAATCAATCATCTTATGCCTCTGGTGGGTCCTCTCGGCGCCCCTCATTGTACTATCGCAGCATATTCCATTGAAAGACCACACAACACGACAATATTTTGCCATAGAGAGTAACGAAACACTGTCTCGCTTGGGGGAAATACATCCCAACTGGCAATATGAACACGACGTTCGCGGGCTACTCAACCACTAtgttttttccaaagaggTATTAAGTCTGGGTAAAAGATCGTCATTGGAAGAgcttcaagaaaacaacgATGACCACATATTATCAGTTCACGATCTATCTCCGCGTAATGACTTATTCAAGAGACTGCCTATCCCTGCCCACCCAGTGGATTCAAGCTTGTTACCAATAAAGGAAGCCGAAGATAAACTTAGCATCAACGATCCACTTTTCGAAAGACAGTGGCATTTAATCAACCCAAGTTTCCCCGGGAGCGATATAAACGTCGTGGATTTATGGTACAACAATATCACAGGCGCCGGCGTTGTGGCTGCCATCGTAGATGATGGCCTTGACTACGAAAACGAGGACTTGAAAGATAACTTCTGTGCCGAAGGCTCGTGGGATTTCAACGATAACACCAATTTGCCAAAGCCAAGACTGGCCGATGACTATCATGGCACAAGATGTGCTGGTGAGATTGCTGCCAAGAAAGGTAATGATTTCTGTGGTGTCGGAGTAGGTTACAATGCCAAAATTTCAGGTATAAGAATATTATCCGGTGAAATTACTACAGAAGACGAAGCTGCTTCATTGATTTATGGCTTGGACACTAATGACATATATTCCTGCTCATGGGGTCCCGCGGATGATGGAAGACATTTGCAAGGCCCTAGCGACTTGGTAAAGAAGGCATTGGTGAAAGGCGTAACAGAGGGAAGAGGCTCCAAGGGGGCTATTTATGTTTTTGCAAGTGGGAATGGTGGTGCTCGGGGTGATAATTGTAATTACGACGGTTATACTAATTCCATATATTCCATTACTATTGGGGCTATTGACCACAAAGATCTGCACCCTCCTTATTCGGAGAGTTGTTCTGCCGTTATGGCTGTCACGTATTCATCAGGATCAGGTGAGTATATCCATTCAAGCGATATCAATGGGAAGTGTAGTGATAGCCATGGTGGAACTTCTGCGGCCGCCCCCTTAGCAGCCGGTGTTTACACTTTGTTGCTAGAGGCGAATCCGAGCCTAAGCTGGAGAGATGTACAATACTTATCCATCTTATCTGCTGTGGgactagaaaaaaattccgACGGAGATTGGCAAGACAGCGCtatgggaaaaaaatattctcaTCGTTATGGTTTTGGTAAGATTGATGCCTATAAGTTGGTCGAAATGGCCAAGACCTGGGTTAATGTAAACCCCCAAACATGGTATTACTTGCCGACACTATACGTTTCCAAATCAACAAACTCTACAGAGGAGACCTTAGAATCTGCGATAAATATATCGCAAGAGAACCTCAAAGAGGGCAATTTTAAGAGAACTGAGCATGTCACGGTCACCGTAGATATAGATACGGATTTCAGAGGGACCACAACTGTTGATTTAATATCACCAGCGGGGATAGTTTCAAAACTTGGTGTTGTGAGATCAAGAGACGACTCGTCAGGCGGATTCAAAGGTTGGACATTTATGTCTGTTGCACACTGGGGTGAAAGTGGTGCGGGTGAATGGAAAATCAAAGTCAAGACTACAGTAAATGGTCATAAGATTAATTTCCACAGTTGGAGATTAAAGCTTTTTGGTGAATCCATCGACCCATCAAAAACAGAAACGTTTGTTTTTGGAAatgacaaagaagaagtggaGCCTGCTACCACAGAAGGGTCTATATCTGCATCCTCTACCGGCACAGGCTCAACATCCTCCACCGGCACAGGTTTCACAGCCACTACCGACACAGGTTCCACGGCCACTACTGGCACAGGTTCCATGGCCACTACTGGCACAGGTTCCACGGCCACTACCTCGCTCGGTGTAGAATCTTCAGCCGCTGCTACTAGTATAACTGCCATCACAGACCCTGATTCAGACCCAAACACTCCCAAAAAACTCTCCTCTCCAAATCAAGCCATGCATTACTTTTTGACCATATTTTTGATCGGTGCTATATTTATGGTATTATACTTTATGTTTTTCATGAAATCAAGAAGGAGAATCAGAAGGTCAAGAGCGGAAACTTATGAATTTGACATCATTGACACGGACTCCGAATACGATTCCACCTTAGATAACGGTGCTTCCGGAATTATTGAGCCTGGAGAAGCGGAAGACTTTGATTTCGATCTTTCCGATGAAGACCACCTTGCAAGCTTGTCTTCATCTGAAAACGGCGATGCTGAACATACAATCGATAGCGTGCTGACAAACGAAAATCCATTCAGCGACCCTATAGCGCAAGATCCCCCAAAAGACAGTAGTGAGGAAACAGATTCTAATGGCTTACAAGGACCGTAG
- the YTP1 gene encoding Ytp1p → MSKKNTRTTCGSSTIAGVCLLVCFLIEKVRGDMGNDMGMDDTSEYTSPDIVDAGSKTFHWLCTLGFLLLLPSVITCLSFAGKIYIATSLQCICAVYAFLEAAVLRFHDNDGVENRTSRGTAWFLAGLTWIALFSGGLAGGTSFLVRSKKLQTFISNTGETRLSYIHRGLSFLTVITGWVKVCLAPVALFGFCREAHTGQCIAHGIMGSAFVLYGFIYVLVLTIPWIRNAQASYSQDYIDSWVMCAWGIVNTFTEHRWGREAWSVHDYQHTFMGIIWWAGGILGIFLSRKGRRTFVPSLIIIFTGWAMSQHAQHLIISTKVHNMFGLLLMCGGALRIIEISFLLKDKRTLGNVHSFQYLAPLCLVCSGLLFMGANEEQLILVLRLGGDHSAYVLLILSGAFLVYFWMITCLEFYLYLVEKGHQGFLPKSYELQEENNRVSFELDNISDNEDAGSFNV, encoded by the coding sequence ATGtccaaaaagaatacgAGAACAACTTGTGGGTCTTCTACAATTGCAGGTGTTTGTTTGTTAGTATGTTTTCTCATTGAAAAAGTCCGCGGTGATATGGGCAATGATATGGGCATGGATGATACTTCTGAGTATACTAGCCCAGATATAGTAGACGCCGGGTCCAAAACTTTTCACTGGCTATGCACGCTAGGGTTTCTGCTGCTTCTGCCATCTGTGATTACTTGTCTTTCATTCGCTGgcaaaatatatattgCTACTTCCCTGCAATGTATTTGTGCCGTCTACGCCTTTTTAGAGGCTGCTGTCCTTAGATTCCACGATAATGACGGGGTAGAAAATAGAACTTCAAGGGGGACTGCGTGGTTTTTGGCAGGACTGACTTGGATCGCTCTATTCTCTGGTGGACTTGCCGGAGGGACCAGCTTCTTGGTGAGAAGCAAGAAGTTGCAAACTTTCATCTCAAATACAGGCGAGACAAGGTTATCGTATATCCATCGTGGTTTATCCTTTTTGACTGTCATCACAGGCTGGGTTAAGGTATGTTTGGCACCAGTCGCTTTGTTTGGGTTCTGTAGAGAGGCGCACACGGGGCAGTGTATTGCTCACGGTATCATGGGGTCTGCGTTTGTATTATACGGGTTCATTTATGTGCTTGTATTGACCATTCCGTGGATTCGTAACGCTCAGGCTTCATATTCACAAGACTATATTGACAGTTGGGTAATGTGCGCATGGGGTATTGTTAACACCTTCACCGAACATAGATGGGGACGCGAAGCATGGAGTGTCCATGATTACCAGCATACATTTATGGGAATTATCTGGTGGGCTGGCGGTATActtggaatttttctttctagaAAGGGTAGAAGAACATTCGTACCTAGTTTAATCATTATCTTCACTGGATGGGCAATGTCTCAGCATGCTCAGCACTTGATAATTAGTACAAAAGTCCATAATATGTTTGGCCTGCTTTTAATGTGTGGAGGTGCTCTGAGGATAATAGAAATATCCTTCCTCTTAAAAGATAAGAGAACACTGGGAAACGTACATTCGTTTCAATATCTTGCTCCCCTTTGTCTAGTATGTTCAGGTCTTTTATTTATGGGCGCGAATGAAGAACAATTGATTTTGGTATTAAGACTTGGTGGAGATCATAGTGCCTATGTTTTATTAATTCTATCAGGTGCATTTTTAGTCTATTTTTGGATGATTACATGCCTGGAGTTCTACCTATATCTGGTCGAAAAAGGACACCAAGGCTTCCTTCCAAAATCCTACGAGCTTcaagaggaaaacaatCGGGTTAGCTTCGAGTTAGATAATATTTCAGACAACGAAGATGCTGGCTCTTTCAATGTCTGA
- the SIN4 gene encoding Sin4p yields the protein MTVLGEHLVSWSKTGIIAYSDSQSQDANICLTFLESINGINWRFHTPQRYVLHPQLHEVQYLENGSASSGHSTTASVNGSTTAGVGSTPTVGSSSNKSTPQFFYNISSIHWNNWFSLPGDMLAVCDELGNMTMLITGQRPDRATTYEKLTMVFQDNVYKIYNHVMPLKPVDKLKPMNIERKQTRKEYNTSILEFHWLTSSKSVIVSQFCAFDSSSNTYRSRAQQVPPYGVFHPPFIKYACLAIRKNGQIDFWYQFSNSKDHKKITLQLLNALNERSKDLQWLEHAKITPMNDDQCMLITTYSKLSKNVSFYKLHVNWNLTTAKPNVLNDPSLKIQYILSTTLDPTDGEGHVLKLTNLHIVSKSSIEKDPSPEILILYNVCETSKSLVKRYRLAQTQLXAEYLAILKPDLNIDRNNSTSQIFQSRRYNLRQHTDIVLDKKVILITSEMFDGFVSFYFEDGTIESYNQNDWKLETERLINQNQLGKFKNIIASPLSAGFNYEKLPLPPSLEWMKVSPSMCGVIIKQYNKKRPEFYAAAQSNYTDPEKDSINATSLAFGYVKSLHKQISAEDLTIAAKTHILKISSLDKNRAKEFITTLLKSLYAFFNISPDAPKEVMDKIITSRPLQKIMLLQLELGSCFSHDNIEQMARVILYLKNVLFAFNGVARNFHFAIEQISNNSNQQQNPKLFQTIFSKQDLIHSLIPVAKWFVKFVTYLIQEILILINDPTNEDYTLVHGIFGAKMSRTLILSILNEIKKVTQIVAKFPENSYPILNESSTFLKLVLSESPVDFEKFETFLVDVNNKFIALSEQQPSQEREFSLLVKAEIPPEFAKVGDFLLQYANNAVISHANAAAVYFADTSGLKISNTEFFNPEIFHLLQPLEKGLIIDTDELPKNCRSSRSFSKLLYDDVTCDQLSTSEINDGKLKRCSRCGSVTRAGNVISGDKTIVPTSIQTKRWPTMYTRLCICSGMLFEMEA from the coding sequence ATGACGGTATTAGGAGAGCATCTAGTGAGCTGGTCCAAGACTGGAATTATCGCTTACAGTGACTCACAATCGCAGGATGCCAATATCTGCTTGACATTTTTAGAATCCATTAATGGGATTAATTGGCGATTTCATACTCCACAAAGATACGTCTTACACCCACAATTACACGAAGTTCAATACCTTGAAAATGGCAGTGCTTCAAGTGGGCACTCGACAACTGCTTCTGTGAACGGATCAACTACAGCCGGTGTAGGAAGTACTCCGACTGTTggaagcagcagcaataaATCCACTCCACAGTTTTTCTATAACATATCATCCATTCACTGGAACAACTGGTTTAGTTTACCAGGAGATATGTTAGCTGTTTGTGATGAATTAGGTAATATGACTATGTTAATTACTGGGCAACGACCTGATCGTGCCACCACATATGAAAAACTAACAATGGTATTCCAGGATAATGTATATAAAATTTACAATCATGTTATGCCATTGAAACCCGTTGACAAGCTAAAACCTATGAAcattgaaagaaagcaaacaagaaagGAATACAATACATCCATCCTTGAGTTCCACTGGCTGACATCCTCTAAATCCGTAATTGTTTCCCAATTTTGTGCATTTGATAGTAGTTCCAACACATACAGAAGTAGAGCCCAGCAAGTTCCTCCATACGGTGTATTTCATCCCCCATTTATAAAATATGCATGCTTGgcaattagaaaaaatggTCAAATCGATTTTTGGTACCAATTCTCAAACTCAAAGGATCATAAAAAGATAACGTTACAATTGTTGAACGCATTAAATGAAAGATCTAAGGATCTTCAGTGGCTTGAACATGCTAAAATAACGCCTATGAATGACGATCAATGTATGTTGATAACTACATACTCAAAACTGTCAAAGAATGTTTCTTTCTACAAGCTACATGTTAACTGGAACCTTACCACTGCCAAACCAAACGTCTTGAACGATCCATCTTTAAAGATACAGTACATTTTGAGTACTACTCTAGATCCAACGGATGGTGAAGGTCATGTGTTGAAGTTAACAAACTTGCATATCGTGTCTAAATCCTCGATCGAAAAAGATCCATCGCCAGAAATTCTTATTTTGTACAATGTGTGCGAaacatcaaaatcattAGTGAAAAGATACCGATTGGCCCAAACACAACTTCYGGCCGAATATTTAGCAATATTGAAACCAGACTTAAACATCGATCGAAACAATTCTACAAgccaaatatttcaatCACGCCGTTATAATCTTCGTCAGCACACTGATATAGTCCTTGACAAAAAGGTTATCTTAATAACTTCTGAAATGTTTGATGGATTCGTTTcgttttattttgaagatggtACCATTGAATCCTATAATCAAAATGATTGGAAATTGGAAACTGAACGACTTATAAATCAAAACCAATTGggaaaattcaagaatattATTGCATCTCCATTAAGCGCCGGGTTTAATTATGAAAAGCTTCCTTTACCACCTTCACTCGAGTGGATGAAAGTTTCACCCTCTATGTGTGGGGTTATTATCAAACaatacaacaaaaaacGGCCTGAGTTTTATGCTGCAGCTCAAAGCAATTATACAGATCCTGAGAAGGATTCCATAAACGCGACATCGTTGGCATTTGGATATGTAAAGAGTTTACACAAACAAATATCTGCCGAAGATTTAACAATTGCTGCAAAAACACATATACTCAAGATTTCATCTCTGGACAAGAACAGGGCCAAGGAATTTATTACAACATTATTAAAGAGCTTGTACgcttttttcaacatttcTCCTGATGCGCCAAAGGAAGTTATGGATAAAATTATTACAAGTAGACCACTACAAAAAATTATGCTATTGCAGCTAGAACTTGGAAGTTGCTTTTCGCACGATAACATTGAACAAATGGCAAGAGTTATCCtctatttgaaaaatgttttgttCGCATTTAACGGTGTAGCGAggaattttcattttgccATTGAACAAATAAGCAATAACTCTaaccaacaacaaaacccgaaattatttcaaaccatattttcaaaacaggACCTCATCCATTCGTTGATTCCCGTTGCGAAATGGTTTGTAAAGTTCGTTACTTATCTGatccaagaaattttaattttaattAACGATCCCACAAATGAAGACTATACTCTTGTCCATGGAATATTTGGGGCTAAGATGTCGAGAACACTGATACTATCCATCCTTAACGAAATCAAGAAAGTCACCCAAATAGTTGCAAAGTTTCCAGAAAATTCATACCCGATTCTAAACGAATCATCTACTTTCTTAAAACTTGTTTTATCAGAGTCACCGGTGGATttcgaaaaatttgaaacatTTCTAGTCGATGTAAACAACAAATTTATTGCCCTGTCTGAACAGCAACCATCACAGGAAAGAGAGTTTTCACTTTTAGTAAAAGCCGAAATCCCCCCTGAATTTGCCAAAGTGGGAGATTTCCTTTTGCAGTACGCAAATAATGCAGTCATTTCTCACGCCAATGCGGCTGCAGTGTATTTTGCAGATACCAGTGGTTTAAAGATATCCAATACAGAGTTTTTCAATCCTGAAATATTCCATCTTTTGCAACCCTTGGAGAAGGGACTGATTATTGATACTGATGAACTACCTAAAAACTGTAGAAGCTCTAGATCTTTCAGCAAACTACTGTATGACGACGTAACCTGCGACCAATTGAGTACGTCAGAAATAAATGACGGAAAGCTGAAGAGATGTAGCAGGTGCGGGTCCGTGACAAGGGCAGGTAATGTAATATCGGGTGACAAGACAATTGTCCCAACCAGCATACAGACCAAAAGATGGCCAACCATGTACACAAGGTTGTGCATATGTTCAGGAATGCTATTCGAGATGGAGGCCTGA